One Candidatus Brocadiaceae bacterium genomic window carries:
- the gcvH gene encoding glycine cleavage system protein GcvH, producing MAPDDRRYTRSHEWIRIEGHDALVGITEHAAEQLGDVTFVELPVPGQKLRSGQPFGSIESVKAVSDLNAPLDGEVVAANDALESEPELVNADPFGNGWLIRVSVADPAQAEGLLTAAEYEAFLSEEE from the coding sequence ATGGCACCCGACGACCGTCGTTACACGCGCAGCCATGAATGGATCAGGATCGAGGGACACGACGCGCTGGTCGGCATCACGGAGCATGCGGCCGAGCAGCTCGGCGACGTGACGTTCGTGGAACTGCCCGTCCCGGGGCAGAAGCTCCGGTCCGGACAGCCGTTCGGGTCGATCGAGTCCGTCAAGGCCGTCAGCGATCTGAACGCCCCGCTCGACGGCGAGGTGGTCGCGGCCAATGACGCACTCGAGTCCGAGCCCGAACTCGTCAACGCCGATCCCTTCGGCAACGGATGGCTGATCCGCGTGTCGGTCGCCGATCCGGCCCAGGCCGAGGGGCTGCTCACGGCCGCCGAGTACGAGGCCTTCCTGAGTGAGGAGGAGTAG
- a CDS encoding efflux RND transporter periplasmic adaptor subunit: MAVMLGVALLGALALCVPRGGPMQPAGTPPVDPPAIGAVAHAAMRPTVSARQEPERPFTPEESPAAPSADDGVSVVVCDAITLPFRDLEIAAEIGGVIGAVDVEEGDRVTRGQVLVRFAAGVVEARRRWQQAQTEAAEVQLKAEQTNCEVITAEYERSADLFAQKVIPEVECVKARLDRDLAEWRVRAAEATLTASEAANILEDERLAQTIVRAPIDGRILRIAKRPGEAVEIHNPMLQMVCLDPLYVVANAPIETFGRIHPGMTARLSIPYLERELECEVVVVDRVANVGSETYRVKLTLPNPDGSVAAGARGPLRFELSE, encoded by the coding sequence ATGGCGGTCATGCTCGGCGTCGCTCTTCTGGGCGCCCTGGCCCTGTGCGTCCCGCGCGGCGGCCCCATGCAGCCGGCCGGAACACCCCCCGTCGATCCTCCCGCGATCGGGGCGGTCGCCCACGCCGCCATGCGGCCGACGGTGTCGGCCCGGCAGGAGCCCGAGCGGCCCTTCACGCCGGAGGAATCCCCGGCCGCGCCCTCCGCGGACGATGGCGTCTCCGTGGTGGTGTGCGACGCCATCACGCTGCCGTTTCGCGACCTGGAGATCGCTGCCGAGATCGGCGGTGTGATCGGTGCCGTGGATGTGGAGGAAGGCGATCGGGTCACCAGGGGACAGGTGCTGGTGCGGTTTGCGGCCGGCGTGGTGGAGGCGCGGCGCCGGTGGCAGCAGGCCCAGACGGAGGCGGCCGAGGTGCAACTGAAGGCTGAGCAGACCAACTGCGAGGTCATCACGGCCGAGTATGAGCGTTCGGCCGACCTGTTTGCGCAGAAGGTGATTCCGGAGGTGGAGTGCGTGAAGGCCCGGCTCGATCGGGACCTGGCCGAGTGGCGGGTGCGTGCGGCCGAGGCGACGCTGACCGCCAGTGAGGCCGCCAACATACTGGAGGACGAACGGCTGGCACAGACGATCGTGCGTGCGCCGATCGACGGGCGGATACTGCGGATTGCCAAGCGCCCGGGCGAGGCCGTGGAAATCCACAATCCGATGCTGCAGATGGTCTGTCTGGACCCGCTGTATGTGGTCGCGAACGCGCCGATCGAGACATTCGGACGCATCCACCCGGGCATGACGGCGCGCCTGTCCATCCCGTATCTGGAGCGCGAACTCGAGTGCGAAGTCGTTGTGGTGGACAGGGTTGCCAATGTCGGCAGCGAGACGTACCGTGTGAAGCTGACACTGCCGAACCCCGACGGGTCCGTGGCGGCGGGCGCGCGGGGACCGCTTCGGTTTGAACTCAGCGAGTAG
- a CDS encoding DUF3467 domain-containing protein: MAKERSDQASDEQQRGTLNLRYENTATAYANIAVLTSTPEEVVLNFGTNITPPTAQREVNAEISNRIIMTYPSAKRLAMTLGNLIKRYEARHGLIETTPQVAPVPGADAEPNT; the protein is encoded by the coding sequence ATGGCCAAAGAGAGAAGCGATCAGGCGTCGGACGAGCAGCAGCGCGGCACGCTGAACCTCCGTTACGAGAACACGGCGACCGCCTATGCGAACATCGCGGTGTTGACGAGCACCCCGGAGGAGGTCGTCCTGAACTTCGGCACGAACATCACGCCGCCGACGGCTCAGCGCGAGGTCAACGCCGAGATATCCAACCGCATCATCATGACCTACCCGTCCGCCAAGCGTCTGGCGATGACGCTGGGCAACCTGATCAAGCGCTATGAAGCACGCCACGGCCTGATTGAGACCACCCCCCAGGTGGCTCCGGTGCCCGGCGCCGACGCCGAGCCCAACACGTAA
- a CDS encoding aminomethyl-transferring glycine dehydrogenase subunit GcvPA: MPYISNTDEDRRRMLAAIDVESMEDLFADIPSELRARSFRLPAGRSEMDVRAHLRDLAEQNDTGLAVFLGGGFYDHYVPAAVDALLRRGELYTPYTPYQPEVSQGTLQAIYEYQTAICRLTGMEVANASLYDGGTALCEAVMMALRTTGRSRVVLAGGVNPIYRRMLAAYTRNLPVDLVDLPPHPGPTDRAAVRARLDGETAAVVLQNPDFFGGVDDLSDVVEAAHECGALALMGCYPVSLGLLKTPGEMGADIVTGEGQSLGLPLSFGGPYLGFMATRQRHVRQMPGRLVGRTADSRGRRGFVLTLQTREQHIRRERATSNICTNEALCALGSLIYLTLMGRQGLKDLARLCADKAAYARRRLDGVPGLRVVAGGPTFNEFVCELPENAAEVAGRMLEAGCAAGLPLGRYYDGMERLLLVAVTERRSKRQIDSLAQAFEEVL, translated from the coding sequence ATGCCCTACATCAGCAACACGGACGAGGACCGGCGGAGGATGCTCGCCGCCATCGACGTCGAGAGCATGGAGGACCTCTTTGCGGACATCCCCTCCGAACTGCGCGCCCGCAGCTTCCGCCTGCCCGCCGGGCGTTCGGAGATGGACGTGCGTGCGCACCTGCGCGACCTGGCCGAGCAGAACGACACCGGCCTGGCCGTCTTCCTGGGCGGCGGGTTCTACGACCACTACGTGCCGGCCGCCGTCGACGCGCTGCTGCGGCGCGGGGAACTCTACACCCCCTACACGCCCTACCAGCCCGAGGTGTCCCAGGGGACGCTCCAGGCCATCTACGAGTACCAGACGGCCATCTGCCGCCTGACCGGCATGGAGGTGGCCAACGCCAGCCTCTACGACGGCGGCACGGCGCTCTGCGAGGCCGTCATGATGGCGTTGCGCACGACGGGCCGCAGCCGCGTCGTCCTGGCCGGCGGCGTCAACCCCATCTACCGCCGCATGCTCGCCGCCTACACCCGCAACCTGCCGGTCGATCTGGTGGACCTGCCGCCGCACCCGGGGCCGACCGACCGCGCCGCCGTGCGCGCCCGACTGGACGGCGAGACGGCCGCCGTGGTCCTGCAGAACCCCGACTTCTTCGGCGGCGTCGACGACCTGTCCGACGTCGTGGAGGCAGCCCACGAGTGCGGCGCCCTGGCGCTCATGGGCTGCTACCCCGTGTCCCTGGGCCTTCTGAAGACGCCCGGCGAGATGGGTGCGGACATCGTCACGGGCGAAGGGCAGAGCCTGGGCCTGCCGCTCTCCTTCGGCGGCCCGTACCTCGGTTTCATGGCCACGCGGCAGCGGCACGTGCGCCAGATGCCGGGCCGGCTCGTGGGCCGGACGGCCGACTCGCGCGGGCGGCGCGGGTTCGTCCTGACCCTGCAGACGCGCGAGCAGCACATCCGGCGCGAGCGGGCAACCAGCAACATCTGCACGAACGAGGCCCTCTGCGCGCTGGGGTCGCTGATCTACCTGACACTGATGGGCCGACAGGGGCTCAAGGACCTCGCCCGGCTCTGCGCCGACAAGGCGGCCTACGCCCGCCGGCGGCTCGACGGCGTGCCCGGGCTGCGCGTCGTCGCCGGCGGCCCCACGTTCAACGAGTTCGTCTGCGAACTGCCCGAGAACGCCGCCGAGGTCGCCGGCCGGATGCTGGAGGCCGGCTGCGCGGCCGGGCTGCCGCTCGGACGCTACTACGACGGCATGGAACGCCTCCTGCTGGTTGCGGTGACCGAACGGCGCAGCAAACGCCAGATCGACTCCCTTGCGCAGGCGTTCGAGGAGGTGCTGTGA
- a CDS encoding HlyD family efflux transporter periplasmic adaptor subunit has protein sequence MSTSETHQGPAEQTAQDRADARLPILALIDSVQQVCRPGTPPETFIEEVLRGLVSLSDAIYGAYWRVDAERGVLDAVAELAPKVSEQGARAWGRTLGEMAAGVIRQTIIRYQAVGEADGELLTGEKHMALGFPVRGDEQTEGCVTVVVPQRSPVLTDAGIAMLRLLADFGMLYGAVKSSARYQRFYDLLSAAWELVGETLAFTRDDEMAQVLADRSRVAFGAERASVGFVKGQKIAVAAISGEDILDPRSNMVRQVAATQTEVLVSAEAGLYEAAAAGEARAEQTVRNPQHELLATGRGMQTVYTVPMRREGEVIGAWTLEFGSTPLTDELRQVIDIAAGQIGPVMNLARQNSRGPVARTRDALKAAAAWTFGKEHPWRKAGALAAAALVAFAVFGRVEFNLKGSCTLEPYYRQVYAAPFDTTMRRAPVRPGDTVAPGDVLVGFDREELDMRLREARSKLTGVRKRMGTLLGEQKVSEYEEAKAEGEMLRAEIDLLESYLARVELRAEFAGIVTAGDLTHSVGRPVKQGEQLIEVAPLEEMVLEVQVSQGDVHYLSRGQAGRFTTKAKPDQAIEFTVGNVRPMPEVRGGASVYVAEALVRNDDGWLRPGMEGAAKVRVDRRNVTWVWTRKLLNWVRMRLWW, from the coding sequence GTGAGCACCTCAGAGACGCACCAGGGCCCCGCTGAACAGACGGCGCAGGACCGGGCCGATGCGCGCCTGCCGATCCTGGCGCTGATCGACTCGGTCCAGCAGGTCTGTCGCCCCGGCACCCCTCCGGAGACGTTCATCGAGGAGGTGCTGCGAGGTCTCGTCTCGCTCTCGGACGCCATCTACGGCGCCTACTGGCGTGTGGATGCGGAACGGGGCGTGCTGGACGCCGTGGCCGAACTCGCCCCGAAGGTGTCCGAGCAGGGCGCCCGGGCGTGGGGCCGGACCCTCGGCGAGATGGCGGCCGGCGTCATACGCCAGACCATCATCCGCTACCAGGCCGTCGGCGAGGCGGACGGCGAACTGCTGACGGGCGAAAAGCACATGGCCCTGGGCTTCCCGGTCCGGGGCGACGAGCAGACCGAGGGCTGCGTCACCGTCGTGGTGCCCCAGCGCAGCCCCGTCCTGACCGACGCCGGCATCGCGATGCTGCGCCTCCTGGCGGACTTCGGGATGCTCTATGGCGCCGTGAAGTCGTCGGCGCGCTACCAGCGATTCTACGACCTGCTCTCGGCCGCCTGGGAACTGGTGGGGGAGACGCTGGCGTTCACCCGCGACGACGAGATGGCGCAGGTGCTGGCCGACCGCTCGCGGGTCGCCTTCGGGGCGGAGCGCGCGTCGGTCGGGTTCGTGAAGGGCCAGAAGATCGCCGTGGCGGCCATCTCGGGCGAGGACATCCTGGACCCGCGCAGCAACATGGTGCGCCAGGTCGCCGCCACGCAGACGGAGGTCCTCGTCTCGGCCGAAGCGGGGCTCTACGAGGCAGCGGCCGCCGGCGAGGCGCGGGCCGAGCAGACCGTGCGCAACCCCCAGCACGAACTCCTGGCCACCGGACGGGGCATGCAGACCGTCTACACGGTCCCGATGCGGCGCGAAGGCGAGGTGATCGGCGCCTGGACGCTGGAGTTCGGCTCGACGCCACTGACGGACGAGCTGCGCCAGGTCATCGACATCGCCGCCGGGCAGATCGGCCCCGTGATGAACCTGGCCCGTCAGAACTCGCGCGGGCCGGTCGCGCGCACGCGCGACGCCCTGAAGGCGGCGGCCGCCTGGACGTTCGGCAAGGAGCATCCCTGGCGCAAGGCCGGCGCCCTGGCCGCAGCCGCCCTGGTCGCCTTCGCCGTGTTCGGGCGGGTGGAGTTCAACCTCAAGGGAAGCTGTACGCTGGAGCCGTACTACCGGCAGGTCTATGCCGCCCCGTTCGACACGACCATGCGGCGCGCGCCGGTGCGTCCCGGCGACACGGTGGCGCCGGGGGACGTGCTGGTCGGGTTCGACCGTGAGGAGCTGGACATGCGCCTGCGCGAGGCACGGAGCAAGCTGACCGGCGTCCGCAAGCGGATGGGCACGCTGCTGGGCGAACAGAAGGTGTCCGAGTACGAAGAGGCGAAGGCCGAAGGGGAGATGCTCCGGGCGGAGATCGACCTTCTGGAGAGCTACCTGGCGCGGGTGGAGCTGAGGGCGGAGTTCGCGGGCATCGTGACGGCCGGCGACCTGACGCACAGCGTCGGGCGGCCGGTCAAGCAGGGGGAGCAGTTGATCGAGGTGGCCCCCCTGGAGGAGATGGTCCTGGAGGTGCAGGTCAGCCAGGGAGACGTGCACTACCTCTCCCGGGGCCAGGCGGGCCGCTTCACGACGAAGGCGAAGCCCGACCAGGCCATCGAGTTCACCGTGGGCAACGTGCGCCCCATGCCGGAGGTGCGCGGGGGGGCCAGCGTCTACGTCGCCGAGGCCCTCGTGCGCAACGACGACGGCTGGCTCCGGCCGGGGATGGAGGGCGCCGCCAAGGTGCGGGTGGACCGGCGCAACGTGACCTGGGTGTGGACGCGCAAGCTCCTCAACTGGGTCCGCATGCGCCTGTGGTGGTAG
- a CDS encoding HlyD family efflux transporter periplasmic adaptor subunit, translating into MLFGPRKPDFDLSSELEFEEYAPQLREQKPRLRPDTDVVPQTFRGARCFVLQDPVSLQYYRIGLVEREILAQMDGQTTLGTVYDRLRKKHGNDAPSFRELAQFALMLRHANLTVPDPGEESRWGVERAMKKRRDRRKQKFASFMYVTIPLVDPERFLNATMPYVRWVFSRGFLLVWLLTIGAAIVAFFYNAAELMRPANGILAPGNLVLLYVSFMLIKGCHELGHAYAAKNQGAEVHRMGVMFLIFMPLLYVDTTPVWAFPGKWHKVLVGCGGMMTELFIAALALFAWLSLEPSLLRTILYNMIFIASVSTILFNGNPLLRYDAYYILADYLEIANLRQRSSEYLLYLVKRYVIGQRLPASTDSPREKAWFVGYGVLSTLYRCVIVTGIILFIASKLFFIGVALAVGVAVLWVLTPLVKVLKYVFFAKETRPVRARAVLVTGATAAALFVLLGVQPVASSVRVPCAMEPHELQVLRADWPGFLDRVFVCDGQHVTAGQTLAVMSNEQLDFSILRLQKTIAGARARYQRLVGSDPAAAQAVAYRLEMLEKDLAQLREHKESLTIRAPFDGQVIAPELERVGGLFLQRGDQIFTVASLGKLRVIAVVDGADVPVIRSALDAPVRIKFRSTPDRVFEGIIERVRPAATTTAPPISLTNVGGGDVLMDPEAPDRDRTLLPWYRVDVVLDQGSEAPPVGVTGTARFLVGRQPLGEQFWLRLRRVLHRRFLI; encoded by the coding sequence ATGCTCTTCGGGCCGAGGAAGCCGGACTTCGACCTGTCCAGCGAGCTGGAGTTCGAGGAGTACGCCCCCCAGTTGCGCGAGCAGAAGCCGCGGCTGCGGCCGGACACGGACGTGGTGCCCCAGACGTTCCGCGGCGCGCGCTGCTTCGTGCTGCAGGACCCCGTCAGCCTGCAGTACTACCGCATCGGCCTGGTGGAGCGCGAGATCCTGGCCCAGATGGACGGCCAGACGACGCTCGGCACGGTCTACGACCGCCTGCGCAAGAAGCACGGCAACGACGCGCCCTCCTTCCGCGAGCTGGCCCAGTTCGCGCTCATGCTGCGCCACGCGAACCTGACCGTGCCCGACCCGGGGGAGGAGTCGCGCTGGGGCGTTGAGCGCGCCATGAAGAAGCGGCGCGACCGCAGGAAGCAGAAGTTCGCCAGCTTCATGTACGTGACGATCCCGCTGGTGGACCCGGAGCGCTTCCTGAACGCCACGATGCCCTACGTGCGGTGGGTGTTCTCGCGGGGGTTCCTCCTGGTCTGGCTTCTGACGATCGGGGCGGCGATCGTGGCGTTCTTCTACAACGCCGCCGAACTCATGCGGCCGGCCAACGGCATCCTGGCCCCCGGCAACCTCGTCCTGCTCTACGTGTCCTTCATGCTCATCAAGGGCTGCCACGAGCTGGGGCATGCCTACGCCGCGAAGAACCAGGGTGCCGAGGTGCATCGGATGGGGGTGATGTTCCTCATCTTCATGCCGCTGCTCTACGTGGACACGACGCCCGTCTGGGCGTTCCCGGGCAAGTGGCACAAGGTGCTCGTGGGCTGCGGCGGCATGATGACGGAGTTGTTCATCGCCGCCCTGGCGCTGTTCGCATGGTTGTCGCTCGAACCGAGCCTCCTGCGCACGATCCTGTACAACATGATCTTCATCGCCAGCGTCTCGACGATCCTGTTCAACGGCAACCCGCTGCTGCGCTACGACGCCTATTACATCCTGGCGGACTACCTGGAGATCGCCAACCTGCGCCAGCGCTCCAGCGAGTACCTCCTCTACCTGGTCAAGCGCTACGTCATCGGCCAGCGGCTGCCCGCATCAACGGACTCGCCGCGCGAGAAGGCGTGGTTCGTGGGCTACGGAGTGCTCTCGACCCTGTATCGCTGCGTCATCGTCACGGGGATCATCCTGTTCATCGCCTCGAAGCTGTTCTTCATCGGGGTCGCCCTGGCGGTCGGCGTGGCCGTCCTGTGGGTGCTCACCCCGCTGGTGAAGGTGCTGAAGTACGTCTTCTTCGCGAAGGAGACCCGGCCGGTGCGCGCCCGGGCCGTGCTGGTGACCGGGGCGACCGCCGCCGCGCTCTTCGTGCTGCTGGGCGTGCAGCCGGTCGCCAGCAGTGTGCGCGTGCCCTGTGCCATGGAGCCGCATGAACTGCAGGTGCTCCGCGCCGACTGGCCGGGGTTCCTGGACAGGGTGTTCGTGTGCGACGGGCAGCACGTGACTGCCGGCCAGACGCTGGCCGTCATGAGCAACGAGCAGCTCGACTTCAGCATCCTGCGGCTGCAGAAGACGATCGCCGGCGCCCGGGCCCGCTACCAGCGGCTGGTCGGCAGCGACCCCGCAGCGGCCCAGGCCGTCGCGTACCGCCTGGAGATGCTGGAGAAGGACCTGGCGCAGCTCAGGGAGCACAAGGAGTCGCTGACGATCCGGGCGCCCTTCGACGGGCAGGTCATCGCGCCGGAACTGGAGCGCGTCGGCGGGCTGTTCCTGCAGCGGGGCGATCAGATATTCACCGTGGCGTCGCTGGGCAAGCTGCGGGTGATCGCCGTCGTGGACGGCGCCGACGTGCCGGTGATCCGCAGTGCGCTGGACGCCCCCGTGCGCATCAAGTTCCGCAGCACGCCCGACCGCGTGTTCGAAGGCATCATCGAGCGTGTGCGCCCCGCGGCCACCACCACGGCACCGCCCATCTCGCTGACGAACGTCGGCGGGGGAGATGTGCTGATGGATCCGGAGGCGCCCGATCGGGACCGGACGCTGCTGCCCTGGTACCGGGTCGACGTGGTGCTGGACCAGGGCTCCGAGGCGCCGCCCGTGGGGGTGACGGGCACCGCGCGCTTCCTGGTCGGGCGCCAGCCGCTGGGCGAGCAGTTCTGGCTGCGGCTCCGGCGCGTGCTGCACCGGCGGTTCCTGATCTGA
- a CDS encoding preprotein translocase subunit SecA: MWIADLPYAVAGRIRRRAIRPALEQVNALEAEVGRRSDADLKGAAARLRQRLSLGATQDELLPEAFALVREAARRTVGQRHYDVQVLGAAAIHRGWVAEMQTGEGKTLVATMPAFLNALPGRGVHVVTTNDYLAGRDAEWMGGIYRALGLTVGCVVHGMSDGDRVKAYQADITYGTNKEFAFDYLRDQLRQDAARRHRRGGILESSANAGPQRVQRSHHFAIVDEVDSILIDEARVPLIIAEREEAESPYAAAYRAARALALQLRAGRDYTLDMARRNVELTTSGIAQARRTPAPALPPNRPFEHLVRQALQAEHMFERDRDYLLVDGKVSIVDEFTGRMLADRSWSLGLHQSVETKEDVAVTDENRTLASVTFQRYFRLYKKLAGMTGTARESRGELRRVFNLPVLAVPTNRPLIRRAHPCRVFSTWDRKYAAILERIRELHAQGRPVLVGTRSVYRSEVISRMLTDCGIDHSVLNARHHAEEAAIVAEAGGPGRVTIATNMAGRGVDIMLGAGVEALGGLHVLGTELHEAARIDRQLGGRAARQGDPGSFEFFVSLEDELLVRWNRAVAAWLRRRAARRKGRPPGRHWILVFELAQRRIEARHLRIRLDLLERDKKLEEMKGTLGVPSWG, from the coding sequence ATGTGGATCGCTGATCTCCCATACGCAGTCGCCGGTCGAATCAGGCGGCGGGCCATCCGGCCCGCGCTCGAACAGGTGAACGCCCTGGAGGCCGAGGTCGGCCGCCGGTCCGATGCCGATCTGAAGGGGGCTGCGGCCCGGCTCCGCCAGCGCCTGAGTCTGGGAGCCACCCAGGACGAACTTCTGCCGGAGGCGTTCGCCCTGGTGCGCGAGGCAGCCCGGCGCACGGTCGGCCAGCGTCATTACGACGTGCAGGTGCTGGGCGCCGCCGCGATCCACCGGGGCTGGGTGGCCGAGATGCAGACCGGCGAGGGCAAGACGCTCGTGGCCACCATGCCCGCCTTCCTGAACGCCCTGCCCGGACGCGGCGTGCACGTGGTGACGACCAACGACTACCTGGCCGGGCGCGACGCCGAATGGATGGGCGGCATCTACCGCGCGCTGGGCCTGACGGTCGGCTGCGTTGTCCATGGCATGTCCGACGGCGACCGGGTGAAGGCCTACCAGGCGGACATCACCTACGGAACCAACAAGGAGTTCGCGTTCGATTACCTGCGCGACCAACTGCGTCAGGATGCCGCACGACGCCATCGCCGGGGCGGGATCCTCGAGTCGAGCGCCAACGCCGGACCGCAGCGCGTGCAGCGCTCGCACCACTTCGCCATCGTCGACGAGGTGGACAGCATCCTGATCGACGAGGCCCGCGTGCCGCTGATCATCGCCGAGCGCGAGGAGGCGGAATCGCCCTACGCGGCCGCCTATCGCGCGGCGCGCGCGCTGGCCCTGCAGCTCCGGGCGGGCCGCGACTACACGCTGGACATGGCGCGGCGCAACGTCGAGCTGACGACGTCCGGCATCGCCCAGGCCCGCCGGACGCCGGCGCCCGCCCTGCCGCCGAACCGCCCGTTCGAGCATCTGGTGCGCCAGGCCCTGCAGGCCGAGCACATGTTCGAGCGGGATCGCGACTACCTCTTGGTCGACGGCAAGGTGTCCATCGTCGACGAGTTCACGGGCCGCATGCTGGCGGACCGGTCGTGGTCGCTCGGTCTGCACCAGTCGGTCGAGACCAAGGAAGACGTCGCGGTCACCGACGAGAACCGGACGCTGGCGTCGGTCACGTTCCAGCGCTACTTTCGCCTGTACAAGAAGCTGGCCGGCATGACGGGCACCGCGCGCGAGTCGCGGGGCGAGCTGCGCCGGGTCTTCAACCTCCCCGTGCTGGCCGTCCCCACGAACAGGCCGCTGATCCGCCGCGCCCATCCCTGCCGCGTGTTCAGCACATGGGACCGGAAGTACGCGGCCATCCTGGAGCGTATCCGCGAACTGCACGCGCAGGGGCGCCCGGTGCTGGTGGGCACCCGGTCCGTCTACCGCAGCGAGGTCATCAGCCGGATGCTGACCGACTGCGGCATCGACCACAGCGTCCTGAACGCCCGGCACCACGCCGAGGAGGCCGCCATCGTCGCGGAGGCCGGCGGGCCCGGCCGGGTGACGATCGCCACGAACATGGCGGGCCGCGGCGTGGACATCATGCTCGGGGCCGGCGTCGAGGCGCTGGGCGGCCTGCACGTCCTGGGCACCGAGCTGCACGAGGCCGCACGCATCGACCGGCAACTCGGCGGGCGCGCCGCCCGCCAGGGCGACCCGGGCAGCTTCGAGTTCTTCGTGTCGCTGGAAGACGAACTCCTGGTCCGCTGGAACCGTGCGGTGGCCGCCTGGCTGCGGCGTCGGGCCGCGCGGCGCAAGGGGCGCCCGCCGGGCCGTCACTGGATCCTGGTCTTCGAGCTGGCTCAGCGCAGGATCGAGGCCCGCCACCTGCGCATCCGCCTGGACCTGCTGGAGCGGGACAAGAAGCTCGAGGAGATGAAGGGCACGCTGGGCGTTCCCTCCTGGGGCTGA